The DNA region AATCGGCGGGTATGGAGGACCTCTCACACCCGCTCTTGGATGCGACGCCCGTCTACCCCGGTGACCCATCGGTCCGACTCGACCCGCACGCGACGCACGCCGCCGACGGGTACCGGGTCACCGACCTCCGACTCGGAACACACGCCGGAACGCACGTCGACGCGCCGTCGCACGTGCTCGAAGACGGCGACCCGCTCTCGGCGTTTCCCGTCTCGCGCTTCCGACTCGACGCGCGAGTCGTCGACCTCCGACCGCTCGACGCCGGAGCGACGGTGTCGCCTGCGGCGCTCGACGCGGCCGACCCGCACCCCGACTGCGACGCTCTCGTCCTCCGAACCGGGTGGGACAGCTACTGGGGGACAGACGAATACTACGAACATCCGTCGCTCTCGCCCGACGCGGCGGCGTGGTGTGCCGACCGGGGCTACGACGTAGCGCTCGACTGTGCCAGCCCC from Haloprofundus halobius includes:
- a CDS encoding cyclase family protein, encoding MEDLSHPLLDATPVYPGDPSVRLDPHATHAADGYRVTDLRLGTHAGTHVDAPSHVLEDGDPLSAFPVSRFRLDARVVDLRPLDAGATVSPAALDAADPHPDCDALVLRTGWDSYWGTDEYYEHPSLSPDAAAWCADRGYDVALDCASPDPFDSAELPAHRALLGADRLLFENLRLCRADLPDRFRLHAYPLSFVGVDGAPVRAVAEPKSFDSDSSR